The sequence AGTGTGTAGAGTCTTCGGTTATACAGCCGGGTTGATATTCATTGAAATAAAGTTCAAACTTCTTATCTTCATCAAAGTCCATCAGGGGATTGAAGGTATAACTGTCTCCATGGATGCTGTTCTTCTCATTTATTTTATATATGTCAGGGCTGTCCTTGTCCGAGCCTGTCAAGAAATAATTTAGGGGCTTTTTCAGACAGTTGGCCAGATTCCAAATTGTAGTGATCGAAGGATTCCTGATTCCTCTTTCAATTTCACTGATCATGCTCTTACTGACATCCGAACCTTCTGATAATTGCTCTATTGTCATGGATCTGTGTTTTCTGATGTTCTTCAGGTTTTCACCTATGTTTGTATTTATCTCTTTCATGGTCCCGCTCTCTGCTGATTTATAACTTGCCAAATCCTGGATTAATCTGTACATTCGATATAACGATCAAATATCTACAATATCGTTTTGTGAATATTCGTTCTATTTTATCATGAGATAACAATAGAAGCAAAGGAGAGTTATATGTACAGTTTCAAAAATGATTATTCAGACGGTGGTCATCCGAAGATACTTAAAATGATGAGTGAAACCGCTGGATTCCAGGATGAAGGTTACGGAGAGGACAGCTATAGTGAGAAGGCCCGGGCTCTCTTAAAAGATCAGATTGGGAGTGAAGAGGCTGATATTCACTTTATTGTTGGCGGTACATTGACTAATCTTGTAGCAATCTCTGCTTTTCTACGTCCTCATGAGGCTGTTATTTCTGCAGAATCGGGTCATATCTATGTGCATGAAACAGGGGCTGTCGAGGCAACTG is a genomic window of Oceanispirochaeta sp. M1 containing:
- a CDS encoding helix-turn-helix domain-containing protein produces the protein MYRLIQDLASYKSAESGTMKEINTNIGENLKNIRKHRSMTIEQLSEGSDVSKSMISEIERGIRNPSITTIWNLANCLKKPLNYFLTGSDKDSPDIYKINEKNSIHGDSYTFNPLMDFDEDKKFELYFNEYQPGCITEDSTHFEGVEEFVMICNGSLTLHLENKEYTAAEAEVFHLKGHRKHHYSNSGTEVVKAFTIMYYSK